From Labrus bergylta chromosome 22, fLabBer1.1, whole genome shotgun sequence, one genomic window encodes:
- the tex261 gene encoding protein TEX261, with translation MWFIYLLSWLSLVIQISFVTLAIAAGLYYLAELIEEYTVATSRIIKYMILFSTGVLAGLYVFEGFPVFMVGVGLFTNLVYFGLLQTFPYILLSSPNFILSCVLVVVNHYMAFQFFAQEYYPFSEVLAYFTICLWVIPFAFFVSLSAGENVLPSTMQQGDDVVSNYFTKGKRGKRSGILLVFSFLKEAVLPSRQKMY, from the exons atgtggtttatttatttactcagcTGGCTGTCGTTGGTGATCCAGATATCCTTCGTCACTCTAGCAATAG CTGCTGGCCTGTACTACTTGGCAGAACTAATAGAAGAATACACAGTAGCCACCAGTCGAATAATAAAGTACATGATACTG TTCTCCACAGGTGTGCTGGCAGGTCTCTATGTTTTTGAAGGTTTCCCTGTGTTCATGGTGGGCGTCGGCCTCTTCACCAACCTGGTGTACTTCGGCCTCCTGCAGACGTTCCCATACATTCTGCTGAGCTCCCCAAACTTCATCCTCTCCTGCG tgttggtggtggtgaatCATTATATGGCCTTCCAGTTCTTTGCACAAGAGTATTATCCCTTCTCAGAG GTGTTGGCATACTTCACCATCTGTCTGTGGGTGATCCCCTTCGCCTTCTTTGTGTCACTGTCAGCGGGAGAAAATGTGCTTCCGTCCACCATGCAACAAGGAg ACGACGTGGTGTCTAATTACTTCACGAAGGGCAAGAGGGGGAAGAGGTCTGGGATCCTCCTCGTCTTCTCCTTCCTAAAGGAGGCGGTGCTGCCCAGCCGACAGAAAATGTACTGA